Proteins encoded within one genomic window of Pseudomonas cannabina:
- a CDS encoding GntR family transcriptional regulator, with protein sequence MKRLPLDDNFKVNRNPITLREIVLDKLRSAIMNFQLLPGDRLVERDLCDRLGVSRTSVREALRHLESEGLVEFADAKGPRVAIITLEDACDIYELRCVLEGLIVQLFTLRAKPKDIRALEKALEENRQSLKEGELQQVIDSVQGFYDVLLEGSGNQVAATQLRQLQARISYLRATSVSQENRRDASNKEMELIVEAIKSGDPLAAHQASVDHVRNAARVALEYLKSKQDDDAKVRDIVAPVVLKEPRIGR encoded by the coding sequence ATGAAACGCCTGCCACTCGACGACAACTTCAAGGTCAATCGCAACCCGATCACACTGCGGGAGATCGTGCTGGACAAACTGCGCAGCGCAATCATGAATTTCCAGTTGCTGCCGGGGGACCGTCTGGTCGAGCGGGACCTGTGTGATCGTCTGGGAGTCAGCCGCACCTCGGTACGCGAGGCGCTGCGCCATCTGGAATCCGAAGGCCTGGTCGAGTTTGCCGATGCCAAAGGTCCACGCGTCGCCATCATTACCCTCGAAGATGCCTGCGATATCTACGAACTGCGCTGCGTGCTGGAGGGCCTGATCGTTCAGTTGTTCACCCTGCGCGCCAAACCCAAGGACATTCGAGCGCTGGAGAAGGCGCTGGAAGAGAATCGTCAGTCGCTCAAGGAAGGCGAGTTGCAGCAGGTGATCGACTCGGTACAGGGCTTCTATGATGTGTTGCTGGAAGGTTCGGGCAATCAGGTTGCCGCCACTCAGTTGCGCCAGTTGCAGGCGCGCATCAGTTACCTGCGGGCGACCTCGGTTTCTCAGGAAAACCGTCGCGACGCCAGCAACAAGGAAATGGAACTGATCGTCGAAGCGATCAAAAGCGGCGACCCGCTGGCGGCGCATCAGGCCTCGGTCGATCACGTGCGCAACGCTGCGCGGGTGGCGCTGGAATACCTGAAATCCAAACAGGATGACGACGCAAAAGTCCGCGATATCGTTGCGCCTGTGGTCCTCAAAGAGCCTCGCATAGGTCGCTGA
- a CDS encoding amino acid synthesis family protein, whose protein sequence is MSFEIRKIVNYTEETLIEGGKATDKPVTMVGLAVVIKNPWLGRGFVEDLKPEIRANCSDLGELMVKRLTDAIGGADRIEAYGKAAVVGTDGEIEHASAVIHTLRFGNHYREAVKAKSYLSFTNKRGGPGTSIQIPMMHKDDEGLRSHYITLEMHIEDAPRADEIIVVLGAANGGRLHPRIGNRYLDLEELAAEKAQ, encoded by the coding sequence ATGAGCTTTGAAATTCGCAAGATCGTCAATTACACCGAAGAAACCCTCATAGAAGGCGGCAAAGCCACCGACAAGCCGGTCACCATGGTTGGCCTGGCGGTCGTGATCAAGAACCCATGGCTGGGCCGTGGCTTTGTCGAGGATCTCAAGCCGGAAATTCGCGCCAACTGCTCGGATCTGGGTGAACTGATGGTCAAACGCCTCACCGATGCCATCGGCGGTGCAGACCGGATCGAGGCCTACGGCAAGGCGGCGGTGGTTGGTACGGACGGCGAAATCGAACACGCCTCGGCGGTGATCCACACCCTGCGCTTCGGCAATCACTACCGCGAAGCGGTAAAAGCCAAGAGCTACCTGAGCTTCACCAACAAGCGCGGCGGCCCTGGCACTTCCATTCAGATCCCGATGATGCACAAGGACGATGAAGGCCTGCGTTCGCACTACATCACCCTGGAAATGCACATCGAAGACGCGCCGCGCGCCGACGAGATCATTGTCGTGCTGGGCGCTGCCAATGGCGGGCGTCTGCACCCGCGCATTGGCAATCGCTACCTCGATCTGGAAGAACTGGCTGCCGAAAAGGCGCAGTAA
- the pbpG gene encoding D-alanyl-D-alanine endopeptidase codes for MLLKIRLSVLGLLCVLTGPVLSTATFANETAVLNRDPSNLHLASGSAMVIDLQTDKVLYSSNPDVIVPIASVTKLMTAMVVLDAKQSMDEVIPVNISQTPEMKGVFSRVKLGSEMNRRDMLLITLMSSENRAAASLAHSYPGGYPAFILAMNAKAKALGMKHTAYVEPTGLSVYNVSTARDLTKLVMAARKYPMLSELSTTEQKTVTFRKPTYTLGFSNTDHLVRKDNWDIKLTKTGFTNQAGHCLVLLTTMANRPVSVVILDAFGKYTHFADASRIRKWMETGQSGPAPEVALQYKKEKNLVMKQTGIQAKD; via the coding sequence TTGCTCTTGAAAATTCGTCTGTCTGTTTTGGGCCTATTATGTGTACTTACAGGTCCGGTACTTTCCACTGCCACGTTTGCCAATGAAACCGCCGTCCTCAACCGCGACCCTTCCAACCTGCATCTCGCCTCCGGCAGCGCGATGGTCATCGATTTGCAGACCGACAAAGTGCTGTATTCCAGCAATCCGGATGTCATCGTACCGATTGCCTCGGTAACCAAACTGATGACCGCCATGGTCGTGCTCGACGCCAAACAGTCGATGGATGAAGTCATCCCGGTGAATATTTCCCAGACTCCGGAAATGAAAGGCGTGTTCTCCCGCGTCAAGCTCGGCAGCGAAATGAACCGTCGGGACATGCTACTGATCACGTTGATGTCGTCGGAAAACCGCGCTGCTGCCAGTCTGGCGCACAGCTATCCGGGCGGGTATCCGGCGTTCATCCTGGCCATGAACGCCAAGGCCAAGGCGCTGGGTATGAAACACACGGCGTATGTCGAACCTACCGGCCTGTCGGTGTACAACGTTTCGACCGCACGTGACCTGACAAAGCTGGTGATGGCCGCACGCAAATACCCGATGCTCAGCGAGCTGAGCACCACCGAGCAAAAGACGGTGACCTTCCGCAAACCGACTTACACCCTCGGTTTCAGCAACACAGACCATCTGGTGCGCAAGGATAACTGGGACATCAAACTGACCAAGACCGGCTTCACCAACCAGGCCGGTCACTGCCTGGTGCTGCTGACGACTATGGCCAACCGCCCGGTGTCGGTGGTGATTCTCGATGCTTTCGGCAAATACACCCACTTCGCCGACGCCAGCCGGATCCGCAAGTGGATGGAAACCGGCCAGAGCGGTCCGGCACCGGAAGTCGCGCTGCAATACAAGAAAGAGAAGAACCTGGTCATGAAGCAGACTGGTATTCAGGCCAAGGATTGA
- a CDS encoding flavin reductase family protein has translation MIEPSIYKEVMASFPSGVTIVTTLDPEGNLVGITASAFSALSIDPALVLFCPNYASDTYPVLRDSKKFAIHLLSADQQVEAYAFASKGKDKTKGIEWQLSALGNPLLDKATAIIECELWREYDGGDHAIIVGAVKNLILPAIPVTPMIYHRGKMGALAPIV, from the coding sequence ATGATTGAACCGAGTATCTACAAAGAAGTCATGGCGTCATTCCCTTCTGGCGTGACGATTGTCACCACACTGGACCCCGAGGGCAATCTGGTCGGCATCACCGCCAGCGCGTTCAGTGCGCTGTCCATTGACCCGGCGCTGGTGCTGTTCTGCCCCAACTACGCGTCCGACACTTATCCGGTGCTGCGCGACAGCAAGAAGTTTGCGATTCACCTGTTGTCTGCCGATCAGCAAGTCGAGGCCTACGCGTTCGCCAGCAAGGGCAAAGACAAGACCAAGGGCATCGAATGGCAGTTGAGCGCGCTGGGCAACCCGTTGCTGGACAAGGCCACGGCGATCATCGAGTGCGAATTGTGGCGCGAATATGACGGCGGTGATCACGCGATCATCGTCGGCGCGGTGAAAAACCTGATTCTGCCGGCGATCCCGGTAACCCCGATGATCTATCACCGGGGCAAGATGGGGGCGCTTGCGCCGATCGTCTGA
- a CDS encoding NAD-dependent succinate-semialdehyde dehydrogenase, with the protein MYPDVQLYIDGQWRASRDNRSLPVINPATGESLGSVAHAGIADLDEALAAAERGFATWRSTSAYDRYKIMQKAANLLRERADSIARIMTQEQGKPLAEARMETLSAADVVDWLAEEGRRSYGRLVPSRGVSIEQKVIKEPVGPVAAFTPWNFPINQVVRKLSSALAAGCSIIVKAPEETPASPAELIRAFADAGVPAGVIGLVYGDPAEISGYLIPHPVIRKVTFTGSTPVGKQLAALAGKHMKRATMELGGHAPALVFDDADIDLAARVLATAKFRNAGQVCVSPTRILVQRKVLDAFTEKFVGLTREIKVGNGLESGTTMGPVANDRRIPALVDLIEDAVGAGATLSAGGKAMNGPGYFFEPTVLSGLTPAMRIMNEEPFGPVALLVPFDTVEEAIAESNRVPFGLASYAFTTSMKTAQALSTHIEAGMLSINHQGIGLPEVPFGGIRDSGYGSEGGTEAIEAYLNTKLVTQYN; encoded by the coding sequence ATGTATCCAGACGTACAGCTTTATATCGACGGCCAATGGCGCGCCAGCCGCGATAACCGCAGCCTGCCAGTGATCAATCCTGCCACTGGCGAGTCGCTGGGCAGCGTGGCGCACGCCGGTATCGCCGATCTTGACGAAGCGCTTGCAGCAGCCGAGCGCGGCTTTGCCACCTGGCGCAGCACGTCGGCCTACGATCGTTACAAAATCATGCAAAAAGCCGCCAATCTGCTGCGCGAGCGTGCCGACAGCATTGCCCGGATCATGACCCAAGAGCAGGGCAAGCCGCTCGCCGAAGCGCGTATGGAAACCCTTTCGGCTGCGGATGTCGTCGACTGGCTGGCCGAAGAGGGCCGCCGCTCGTATGGCCGCCTTGTACCGTCGCGTGGCGTGTCCATCGAGCAGAAGGTCATCAAGGAACCGGTCGGTCCGGTCGCCGCGTTCACTCCGTGGAACTTCCCGATCAATCAGGTGGTGCGCAAACTGTCTTCGGCGCTGGCGGCCGGCTGCTCGATCATCGTCAAGGCTCCGGAAGAGACACCTGCGTCACCTGCTGAGTTGATTCGGGCGTTTGCCGATGCTGGCGTTCCAGCAGGCGTTATTGGTCTGGTTTATGGCGATCCAGCGGAAATTTCCGGTTATCTGATTCCGCACCCGGTGATTCGCAAAGTGACGTTTACCGGTTCTACGCCGGTCGGCAAGCAGCTCGCGGCGTTGGCTGGCAAGCACATGAAACGCGCGACCATGGAGCTGGGCGGGCACGCGCCAGCTCTGGTGTTCGACGATGCTGACATTGACCTCGCTGCTCGCGTACTGGCCACGGCCAAGTTCCGTAACGCCGGGCAGGTCTGCGTATCACCGACGCGTATTCTGGTGCAGCGCAAGGTGCTGGACGCATTCACCGAGAAATTCGTCGGTCTGACCCGCGAAATCAAGGTCGGTAACGGTCTGGAGTCGGGCACGACCATGGGGCCGGTGGCCAATGACCGACGTATTCCGGCACTGGTGGACCTGATTGAAGATGCAGTGGGCGCCGGTGCAACGCTGTCAGCCGGTGGCAAGGCCATGAACGGGCCGGGTTACTTCTTCGAACCAACGGTGCTGAGCGGCTTGACGCCTGCCATGCGCATCATGAACGAAGAGCCTTTTGGTCCGGTCGCGCTGCTGGTGCCGTTCGACACGGTCGAGGAGGCCATCGCCGAATCCAATCGTGTGCCATTCGGGCTGGCGTCCTACGCATTCACCACGTCGATGAAGACTGCTCAGGCGCTGAGCACCCACATTGAAGCCGGCATGCTGTCGATCAATCATCAGGGCATCGGCTTGCCGGAAGTGCCGTTCGGCGGGATCAGGGATTCCGGCTACGGCTCCGAAGGCGGTACCGAGGCCATCGAGGCATACCTGAACACCAAGCTGGTGACCCAGTACAACTGA
- a CDS encoding DUF1330 domain-containing protein, with translation MKAYWIAHVDVTDPQQYSEYTQRAPAAFQLYGGKFLARGGRSEAIEGRATPQRTVIIEFESYEQAVACYQSSEYQNAMSHRQGAAKAEIVIVEGQP, from the coding sequence ATGAAGGCCTATTGGATTGCGCACGTCGATGTGACCGACCCTCAGCAGTACAGCGAATATACCCAGCGTGCGCCAGCCGCTTTCCAGTTATATGGTGGGAAATTTCTCGCTCGCGGCGGTCGATCAGAAGCCATCGAGGGGCGAGCGACGCCGCAACGCACGGTGATTATCGAGTTTGAGTCCTATGAACAGGCGGTTGCCTGCTATCAGTCATCCGAATACCAGAACGCCATGAGCCATCGGCAGGGCGCGGCGAAGGCCGAAATTGTGATCGTGGAGGGCCAGCCGTAA
- a CDS encoding SDR family oxidoreductase — protein sequence MNEDYPKPPFASQPQQVPGLQGKMDPYPDCGEKSYKGSGRLKDKIALITGADSGIGRAVAIAFAREGAQVAISYLDEHEDAEETKRWVEEAGRKCLLLPGDLAQKQQCEDIVSKTVAEFGRIDVLVNNAAFQMNHETLEEISDEEWVKTFDINITAMFRICKAAVPHMPRGGSIINTSSVNSDMPKPTLLPYATTKGAIANFTGGLAQLLGDKGIRVNSVAPGPIWTPLIPATMTDEDVKSFGAETPLGRPGQPVEVSPIYVLLASDEASYISGSRYGVTGGKPIL from the coding sequence ATGAATGAAGACTACCCAAAACCACCGTTTGCCAGTCAGCCGCAACAGGTTCCAGGCCTGCAGGGCAAAATGGACCCGTACCCGGATTGCGGCGAAAAGAGCTACAAGGGCTCTGGCCGCCTCAAAGACAAGATCGCACTGATTACCGGCGCTGACAGCGGCATTGGCCGCGCCGTGGCGATTGCCTTCGCTCGGGAAGGTGCGCAGGTCGCGATTTCGTACTTGGACGAGCACGAAGATGCTGAAGAAACCAAGCGTTGGGTCGAAGAGGCTGGCAGAAAATGCCTGTTGTTGCCGGGCGATCTGGCGCAGAAACAGCAATGCGAAGACATCGTCAGCAAGACGGTCGCCGAGTTTGGCCGTATCGACGTGCTGGTCAACAACGCCGCGTTCCAGATGAATCACGAAACGCTGGAAGAGATCTCCGACGAAGAGTGGGTCAAAACCTTCGATATCAACATCACCGCGATGTTTCGGATCTGCAAGGCTGCGGTTCCGCACATGCCACGTGGCGGATCGATCATCAACACCAGTTCGGTCAACTCGGACATGCCCAAGCCGACGCTGTTGCCTTACGCGACCACCAAAGGTGCGATTGCCAACTTCACCGGTGGCCTGGCGCAGTTACTGGGCGACAAGGGTATTCGCGTGAACAGCGTGGCACCCGGCCCGATCTGGACCCCGCTGATTCCAGCAACCATGACCGACGAAGACGTGAAAAGCTTCGGCGCCGAGACCCCGCTGGGCCGCCCCGGTCAGCCGGTCGAGGTTTCTCCGATCTATGTGCTGCTGGCCTCCGACGAAGCCAGTTACATCTCGGGTTCGCGTTATGGTGTGACGGGCGGCAAACCGATTCTGTAA
- a CDS encoding shikimate 5-dehydrogenase, translating into MPITANRDTQLCMSMAARPGNFGVRFHNHLFQQLGLNFYYKTFSPNNLPAAVAGIRSLGIRGSAVSMPFKEACIELVDELDASAAAIQSINTIVNTDGHLKAFNTDYIAVAQLMDSHAVPRSAFALRGSGGMAKAVAFALRDAGFTDGLIVARNRQAGQRLAEACGFRWQAEPGTARPPLLVNVTPLGMQGAQADELAFDLPAIEAAQTVFDVVATPAETPLIQAARRLGKRVVSGDEVAAIQALEQFVLYTGVRPTDEQYQQAAAFARAG; encoded by the coding sequence ATGCCCATTACAGCTAACAGGGACACGCAGTTGTGTATGTCCATGGCCGCGCGCCCGGGAAACTTCGGCGTCCGTTTTCATAATCATCTTTTTCAGCAATTGGGCCTCAACTTCTATTACAAGACCTTCTCGCCGAATAACCTGCCGGCTGCCGTGGCGGGCATCCGTTCGCTGGGTATTCGCGGCAGCGCCGTGTCGATGCCGTTCAAGGAGGCCTGCATCGAACTGGTCGATGAACTGGACGCGTCGGCGGCCGCTATCCAGTCGATCAACACGATCGTCAATACCGACGGCCATCTGAAAGCGTTCAATACCGACTACATTGCCGTGGCGCAGTTGATGGACAGTCACGCTGTGCCACGCAGCGCATTTGCCCTGCGCGGCAGCGGCGGCATGGCCAAGGCGGTTGCCTTTGCACTCCGGGATGCAGGCTTTACCGATGGGCTGATCGTGGCCCGCAATCGGCAGGCAGGGCAGCGTCTGGCCGAGGCCTGCGGGTTTCGCTGGCAGGCGGAACCGGGAACGGCGCGGCCTCCGTTGCTGGTCAACGTCACCCCGTTGGGCATGCAAGGTGCGCAGGCCGATGAGCTGGCATTCGACCTGCCGGCTATCGAAGCTGCGCAGACTGTTTTCGACGTCGTGGCGACGCCTGCTGAAACACCGTTGATCCAGGCTGCCCGTCGGCTGGGCAAGCGCGTCGTGAGTGGCGATGAAGTCGCGGCCATCCAGGCGCTGGAGCAATTCGTGCTCTATACAGGCGTTCGCCCGACCGATGAGCAGTACCAGCAAGCGGCGGCTTTCGCCAGAGCCGGCTAG
- a CDS encoding alpha/beta fold hydrolase, translating to MTQLTAERTPAGTSYLATGQGHPVVLIHGVGLNKEMWGGQIVGLAPHYQVIAYDMLGHGASPRPDPDTGLPGYAEQLRELLAHLGLTQATVIGFSMGGLVARAFALQFPQHLSGLVILNSVFNRSPEQRARVVERTSQAAEHGPDANAAEALSRWFSREYQAANPAQIAAIRQNLASNDPQGYLTTYKLFATQDMYRAEDLGDIRAPTLIATGELDPGSTPEMARELAMRIRGAEVAILPDQRHMMPVESPRLVNQVLLDFLDKSASVHNSIKGIVA from the coding sequence ATGACTCAGCTCACCGCTGAACGCACCCCGGCGGGTACCAGCTATCTGGCTACCGGCCAAGGTCACCCTGTGGTGTTGATTCACGGGGTGGGCCTGAATAAAGAGATGTGGGGCGGCCAGATCGTAGGGCTGGCGCCGCATTATCAGGTCATTGCCTACGACATGCTCGGGCATGGCGCCAGCCCGCGCCCCGATCCGGACACCGGCCTGCCAGGCTATGCCGAGCAATTGCGCGAGCTGCTGGCGCACCTTGGCCTGACGCAGGCAACGGTGATCGGCTTCTCGATGGGCGGGCTGGTGGCACGCGCATTCGCGCTGCAGTTTCCCCAGCACCTCTCGGGGCTGGTCATTCTCAACAGCGTCTTCAATCGCAGCCCGGAACAGCGCGCGCGCGTCGTCGAGCGCACCAGTCAAGCAGCCGAGCACGGTCCGGATGCCAACGCCGCCGAGGCCTTGTCACGCTGGTTCAGCCGCGAGTATCAGGCGGCCAATCCGGCGCAGATCGCGGCCATCCGGCAAAATCTTGCCAGCAACGACCCGCAGGGCTACCTGACCACGTACAAGCTGTTTGCCACTCAGGATATGTACCGCGCGGAGGATCTGGGCGATATTCGCGCACCGACATTGATCGCCACTGGCGAGCTGGACCCTGGCTCCACACCGGAAATGGCCCGTGAACTGGCCATGCGCATCCGCGGTGCCGAAGTTGCGATACTGCCTGATCAGCGCCACATGATGCCGGTGGAGTCTCCGCGCCTGGTCAACCAGGTGTTGCTCGACTTTCTGGACAAGTCGGCGTCCGTTCACAATTCGATAAAGGGGATCGTTGCATGA
- a CDS encoding glutathione-independent formaldehyde dehydrogenase encodes MKAIVYSGPRDVSVKNVPDAKIEKPTDALIRVTSTNICGSDLHMYEGRTSFETGRIFGHENMGQVIEVGAGVDRIKVGDWVCLPFNIGCGFCENCEKGLTGYCLTANPGSAGAAYGFADMGDHEGGQAELLRVPYADFNCLLLPEDASEREDDYVMLSDIFPTGWHATELAGLLPGESVAIYGAGPVGLMAAHSAMIKGASQVFVVDSHPDRLALAAKMGATPINSLEQGAVDQILDLTNGKGTDRGCECVGYQCCDRHGHEANHVTMNNLVASTKATGGIGVVGVFVPQDPGVHNDLAKEGKMAFDFGSFWFKGQQIRTGQANVKAYNRRLAELIHHDRAKPSQIISHRLKLEEGPAAYGHFDARDEGWTKVVLKPGA; translated from the coding sequence ATGAAAGCGATCGTCTATAGCGGTCCGCGTGACGTCAGTGTCAAGAACGTACCGGATGCGAAAATAGAGAAGCCGACAGACGCTCTGATCAGAGTGACTTCCACCAATATCTGTGGTTCGGACCTGCACATGTACGAAGGTCGGACCTCGTTCGAAACCGGGCGTATCTTTGGCCATGAGAACATGGGCCAGGTCATCGAGGTCGGCGCAGGTGTTGACCGCATCAAAGTGGGGGACTGGGTCTGCCTGCCGTTCAACATCGGTTGTGGTTTCTGCGAAAACTGCGAGAAAGGCCTGACCGGTTATTGCCTGACCGCCAACCCGGGCAGTGCTGGCGCAGCGTATGGCTTTGCCGACATGGGCGACCATGAAGGCGGCCAGGCCGAGCTGCTGCGCGTGCCGTACGCTGACTTCAATTGCCTGCTGCTGCCAGAAGATGCGTCCGAGCGCGAAGACGATTACGTCATGCTCTCGGATATCTTCCCGACCGGCTGGCATGCCACCGAGCTGGCGGGTTTGCTGCCGGGTGAAAGCGTGGCCATTTACGGCGCTGGGCCGGTTGGCCTGATGGCCGCGCACTCGGCAATGATCAAGGGCGCTTCGCAAGTGTTTGTGGTCGATAGCCACCCGGACCGTCTGGCCCTCGCGGCGAAGATGGGGGCGACGCCGATCAACTCGCTGGAGCAGGGCGCTGTGGATCAGATTCTCGACCTGACCAATGGCAAAGGCACCGATCGGGGTTGCGAGTGCGTCGGTTATCAGTGCTGTGACCGGCATGGTCACGAAGCCAATCACGTCACGATGAACAACCTCGTGGCCTCGACCAAGGCGACCGGGGGAATCGGCGTCGTAGGCGTGTTCGTGCCACAGGATCCGGGTGTTCACAACGACCTGGCGAAGGAAGGCAAGATGGCCTTCGACTTCGGCTCGTTCTGGTTCAAGGGCCAGCAGATCCGCACCGGCCAGGCCAACGTCAAGGCTTACAACCGTCGGTTGGCCGAGCTGATTCATCACGACCGTGCCAAGCCTTCGCAGATCATTTCCCACCGCCTGAAGCTGGAAGAAGGCCCGGCGGCCTATGGGCATTTCGATGCTCGTGATGAGGGCTGGACCAAAGTCGTGCTCAAGCCTGGCGCCTGA
- a CDS encoding aldehyde dehydrogenase gives MSLTRFQMCIDGQWVDALSGKTFDSLNPALAEPWAQLPDADEADVERAVQAAQKAFESPAWRGLTGTARGKLLRRLGDLIAENKEQLAQLESRDNGKLIRETRGQVSYLPEFFHYTAGLADKLEGGTLPLDKPDLFAYTVHEPMGVVAGIIPWNSPLYLTAIKLAPALAAGNTIVLKPSEHASATVLELARLALEAGIPPGVVNVITGYGPTTGAALTRHPLVRKIAFTGGAATARHVVRSSAENFAKLSLELGGKSPNIIFADADLDSAINGAVAGIYAASGQSCVSGSRLLVQDDIYDEFVERLVERASRIRIGNPQDETTEMGPMATAQQLAVVEGLVADALAEGARLRLGGKRPELDSKGWFYEPTLFECDHNSMKIMQEEVFGPVASVIRFKDEAEALAIANDSQFGLAAGIWTRDLGRAHRLARNIRSGIIWVNTYRAVSAMAPIGGFKNSGYGRESGIDSVLAYTELKTVWINLSQAPMPDPFVMR, from the coding sequence ATGAGCCTTACCCGCTTTCAGATGTGCATCGACGGCCAGTGGGTCGATGCGCTGTCCGGCAAGACCTTCGACAGCCTCAACCCGGCACTGGCCGAACCTTGGGCGCAATTGCCCGACGCCGATGAAGCGGACGTCGAACGCGCTGTGCAAGCGGCGCAAAAAGCCTTCGAAAGCCCGGCATGGCGCGGTCTGACGGGCACCGCACGCGGCAAGCTGCTGCGCAGGCTGGGTGACCTGATCGCCGAGAACAAGGAGCAACTGGCACAACTGGAAAGCCGCGACAACGGCAAGCTGATTCGTGAAACCCGTGGCCAGGTCAGTTACCTGCCAGAGTTCTTTCACTACACCGCCGGGCTGGCTGACAAACTCGAAGGCGGCACCCTGCCCCTCGACAAGCCTGACCTGTTTGCCTACACCGTGCACGAACCGATGGGTGTGGTGGCCGGGATAATTCCCTGGAACAGCCCGCTGTACCTGACCGCCATCAAGCTCGCTCCGGCGCTGGCGGCAGGCAACACCATCGTCCTCAAGCCTTCGGAACACGCCTCGGCCACCGTGCTGGAACTGGCGCGACTGGCGCTTGAAGCAGGCATTCCGCCCGGCGTGGTCAACGTCATCACCGGTTACGGCCCCACCACCGGCGCAGCCCTGACCCGCCACCCGCTGGTGCGCAAGATTGCCTTCACCGGCGGCGCTGCCACGGCACGTCACGTGGTGCGCAGCAGCGCCGAAAACTTTGCAAAGCTGTCGCTGGAACTGGGCGGCAAGTCACCCAACATCATTTTTGCCGACGCCGACCTGGACAGTGCCATCAACGGCGCAGTCGCCGGTATCTATGCCGCATCCGGGCAAAGCTGTGTGTCCGGCTCGCGCCTGTTGGTGCAGGATGACATCTACGACGAATTCGTAGAGCGCCTGGTCGAACGTGCGAGCCGGATCCGCATCGGCAACCCTCAGGACGAAACCACTGAAATGGGCCCGATGGCCACCGCTCAACAGCTGGCGGTAGTCGAAGGCCTGGTGGCCGACGCGCTAGCCGAAGGGGCGCGCCTGCGCCTGGGCGGCAAGCGGCCCGAACTGGACAGCAAAGGCTGGTTTTATGAGCCGACGCTGTTCGAGTGCGACCACAACTCGATGAAGATCATGCAGGAAGAAGTGTTCGGTCCTGTGGCATCAGTGATTAGGTTCAAGGACGAAGCCGAAGCACTGGCGATTGCCAACGACTCGCAGTTCGGCCTGGCCGCCGGAATCTGGACCCGCGACCTGGGCCGCGCCCACCGGCTGGCTCGGAATATTCGTTCCGGTATCATCTGGGTCAACACGTATCGCGCCGTATCGGCCATGGCGCCCATCGGCGGTTTCAAAAACAGCGGCTACGGCCGCGAGAGCGGGATAGACTCCGTGCTGGCCTACACCGAACTGAAAACGGTGTGGATCAACCTTTCGCAGGCGCCCATGCCTGATCCATTTGTCATGCGTTAA